atttataatatacaaaaatttTCCAATCTaattatctgaaaatatatttNNNNNNNNNNNNNNNNNNNNNNNNNNNNNNNNNNNNNNNNNNNNNNNNNNNNNNNNNNNNNNNNNNNNNNNNNNNNNNNNNNNNNNNNNNNNNNNNNNNNatgattatttatatgatggtacgtataacatactattaattatatgattcatttaaaatatgataacatatatgatacataatagcgatataaaaataaataataacatattttgaaaaaatatatccgcacgaGTATGTGGATAAAagtctagtttatattatactataagtTTGTAGATGAtccataaacaataaaattttggTGTTTATGGATCTAAGTCCAATATAATGAGAACTTGATTAAATCAAGAAAGGCATTTAAACCAAATAATCAAAGGGACATTTAATAAGACGCTGGTTTAGTTTTATGTGACAATCGGTTGTGTTTAATTACAAGTAGCGTGTACTATTATTCTAATAATTTTGAAAGGGTCCAAAACAACTTTTGTtagtagataaaaaataggactctaaattaatagattagataccgAAGGACACTCCACAGTGTCTAAAAGCACTCCACGTGGAGTGCTGCAGTCACATTAACGATAACTTTTCATAAGGTCATTTGATAGTATTAATTATATCTCAACTTCATCATTTCTCAATAGCAGGTCAGCTCAGTACTGACTTAGTTGCTCTGCATAGTTTTTGTCTAGACTGAGTCGCGTCAGAGTGAACCCAAAAAAAGCAGACGAGGAAAAGAGTATGATCTATGTATCATGTTGATAGTTGATACGTTAAAAGAAGTCAAACAGCAAGGTTTTATTACGTTTAGAAAATTGTGAAATGTGTGATTCTCTTGGGAATATAGAATTACTATCTATATATTAATGGTAAACCCTAAGTTCTACCTTGTATATGgaagaaaaaattgttttcaaagTTGAAACTATTAACTGCATATCGAGAAACCTCTCAAGTTGttcttctatgttttctttgttttgtttttgtgttgtcTTCAGCCTCTGGAGAGTTATACTTCGGCTTGGAAACACAACTAGGACATTTTGGCTCTGGCAAAGACCACTCCAGCAAATAAACCTGCAAAACAGATAAACATATACACCTTAACGCaccaaagaaaagaagaagcatATAACCAGAACAGATCATAGCTGGTGCTCTGTTTCTGTAGAATCATGTTACTTACCAAAAAGTATGCTGAACAAATTTGGGAGACTAAGAGGGACATTAAAGAGTACAAGACCAGATAATGATATCGGAACCTTGTTTAATGAACCCACCAGACTGTCCACATGATAGAAAGAACATCACACCGTTATAACCCAGTTACAAAtgaagtaaaaatattaataagccAATCTTTCTTTCTGTAATTGGAACGAGCTATACCTGTATGTTGTGGGTCCGGTTTGATGCAAGAACCACATCGAAGTAAAGCTGATGGCCAGACCAAGGAAGCCGCTTGCTGTTGCGAATACCCAAAACATTGCATCTTTTGTCACATCACTGCCAGATAGTAAAACATAATGAACATTTTAGCTGCAAAAGAGATAACTGCTTCTGTCTAGTTCCCGTGAGATcttttatttgtgtattttcGCAGTTGATGTTTCACATCTCGTTATTACATGCAACTAATATGTAGTAACTATGCAAATTGTACTATCgaagtaagaaaagaaaaaacaatggaAGCTGAAAATGTATAGCATAATAGTCAAGGACTTGTTTTGAGACTAATTAATTGTTAATGTGGGATCCAGATATTTTTAAGTGAGCAAAACAACAACTAGACATCAGATCGGTAAGAAAATGacaaagatattaaaattagtGGACAATCTCAATTTTGATAGTACTTACGTGCTAATTACGTATCTCCATTCACCAAGTAAGACGATCAAGAAGATTCCAAAAGGTAGTGACAAGAGATTATTAAGCAGCACCATTGACACCTCATTGAGGGACCCTGATTTTGTGGACTGTTTTGCTTTGTCCATGACTCGACGCAGAGTAAGCTGTGACAAAAGAGTTGATAGATCATCATAACGAAGTGCTTGCAAAATCTTGTTACTTAGTTTCATAAGCGTGAAACTTACTGAATAACTAGCGGTTAGAACGCAGTTGGCAGTCTGCCAAGTGTATCCGACCGCATTGAACGTGAGATCCGTGATGCCTCCACTGATTGCTGAGATGATCTGTATATTACAAACTCTTAAGTTGGTATCACTCCGATAACACATAAAAGCTGGTAAAGAAACTAACCATCATGAACATTGCAGCCCAAACTTTGTTGTTCTGCCTTTTGCGGAACATGTATAATTCCCCTATGGCTGTAATAATATTCGTTGCGTTCTTCAGAATAGTCACCATAGCAACGTTTATGTATTtcaaactgaaaaaaacaaatgtaatgTTTTCTTAGGTCTCAAGAAATGTGAAAGTATTGACCAATTAGTCTCTTGACTGATGCTGAAACGTTACTTCACCTGTACATCCCAGAGATCAGCATGCCAACAAAGATAACATTGACAGGCAACCAAACTCTGATCAACTTCCAGTTTAATTTTTCAACTGAAACCACTCCAGAGAATTTTAGTAGAGCTACCACCAAACAGCTGATTAAGT
The Raphanus sativus cultivar WK10039 chromosome 1, ASM80110v3, whole genome shotgun sequence DNA segment above includes these coding regions:
- the LOC108858653 gene encoding GDP-mannose transporter GONST2 is translated as MSAAELEAGVSREPDESELNIFSDNGSQSVVTQLLDHINSHEKSSQRRGGFSERFLRWRRRYVPVGGDNRRDHGSLKHSGPLVSGAAYCISSCSMILMNKVVLSTYNFNAGISLMLYQNLISCLVVALLKFSGVVSVEKLNWKLIRVWLPVNVIFVGMLISGMYSLKYINVAMVTILKNATNIITAIGELYMFRKRQNNKVWAAMFMMIISAISGGITDLTFNAVGYTWQTANCVLTASYSLTLRRVMDKAKQSTKSGSLNEVSMVLLNNLLSLPFGIFLIVLLGEWRYVISTDVTKDAMFWVFATASGFLGLAISFTSMWFLHQTGPTTYSLVGSLNKVPISLSGLVLFNVPLSLPNLFSILFGLFAGVVFARAKMS